The Streptomyces sp. NBC_01244 genome contains a region encoding:
- the dxs gene encoding 1-deoxy-D-xylulose-5-phosphate synthase yields MLLTRIKGPRDLDRLSQEELDRLAAEIRTFLVDAVSKTGGHLGPNLGVVELTIALHRVFDSPKDKVLFDTGHQAYVHKLLTGRQDFGGLRTKGGLSGYPSRAESDHDVIENSHASTVLGWADGFAKANEVLGKEDHHVAAVIGDGALTGGMAWEALNNIAAAKDRPLVIVVNDNERSYGPTIGGLANHLATLRTTDGYERFLARGKDLLERTPVVGKPLYETLHGAKKGLKDFIAPQGMFEDLGLKYIGPIDGHDIEALESALQRAKRFSGPVIVHCLTQKGRGYEPAVQDEADRFHAVGVIHPDTGLPVSTDAASWTSVFADEMVKLGRERKDIVAITAAMLQPVGLKKFADAYPDRIFDVGIAEQHGATSAAGLASGGAHPVFAVYATFLNRAFDQVLMDVALHKCGVTFVLDRAGVTGTDGASHNGMWDMSILQVVPGLRLAAPRDAEQLRAQLNEAVLVKDAPTVVRFSKGVVGPAVPAVGRIGGMDVLRRPADEVTRPDVLLVSVGALAPMCLEIADLLDKQGISTTVVDPRWVKPVDEALAPLADGHRVVVTVEDNSRTGGVGSAVAQALRDAGVDVPLRDFGIPQRFLDHATRKEVMAEIGLTAPDIARQVTGLVAKLDGRYDSEPAAAVD; encoded by the coding sequence GTGCTGCTGACCCGCATCAAGGGACCGCGCGATCTGGACCGGCTCAGCCAGGAGGAGCTCGACCGGCTCGCCGCAGAGATCAGGACCTTCCTCGTCGACGCCGTCTCCAAGACCGGCGGGCACCTCGGCCCCAACCTCGGTGTCGTCGAGCTGACGATCGCTCTGCACAGGGTGTTCGACTCGCCCAAGGACAAGGTCCTCTTCGACACCGGCCACCAGGCCTACGTGCACAAGCTGCTCACCGGCCGCCAGGACTTCGGCGGCCTGCGCACGAAGGGCGGCCTGTCGGGCTACCCCTCGCGCGCCGAGTCCGACCACGACGTGATCGAGAACTCGCACGCGTCCACCGTGCTGGGCTGGGCCGACGGCTTCGCGAAGGCCAACGAGGTGCTCGGCAAGGAGGACCACCACGTCGCGGCGGTCATCGGCGACGGAGCCCTCACCGGCGGCATGGCCTGGGAGGCGCTGAACAACATCGCCGCCGCCAAGGACCGCCCCCTGGTGATCGTCGTCAACGACAACGAGCGCTCGTACGGCCCCACCATCGGCGGCCTCGCGAACCACCTGGCCACCCTGCGCACCACGGACGGCTACGAGCGCTTCCTGGCCCGCGGCAAGGACCTCCTGGAGCGCACCCCGGTCGTCGGGAAGCCCCTCTACGAGACCCTGCACGGCGCCAAGAAGGGCCTCAAGGACTTCATCGCCCCGCAGGGCATGTTCGAGGACCTGGGCCTGAAGTACATCGGCCCCATCGACGGCCACGACATCGAGGCCCTGGAATCGGCCCTGCAGCGCGCCAAGCGCTTCAGCGGACCGGTCATCGTGCACTGCCTCACCCAGAAGGGCCGGGGCTACGAGCCGGCCGTCCAGGACGAGGCGGACCGCTTCCACGCGGTCGGCGTGATCCACCCGGACACCGGCCTGCCCGTCTCCACGGACGCCGCCAGCTGGACCTCCGTCTTCGCCGACGAGATGGTCAAGCTGGGCCGGGAGCGCAAGGACATCGTCGCCATCACCGCGGCCATGCTCCAGCCCGTCGGCCTGAAGAAGTTCGCGGACGCCTACCCGGACCGGATCTTCGACGTCGGCATCGCCGAACAGCACGGCGCCACTTCGGCGGCGGGCCTGGCCTCCGGCGGCGCCCACCCGGTCTTCGCGGTGTACGCGACCTTCCTCAACCGCGCCTTCGACCAGGTCCTGATGGACGTGGCCCTGCACAAGTGCGGCGTCACCTTCGTCCTGGACCGTGCCGGTGTCACCGGCACCGACGGCGCCTCCCACAACGGCATGTGGGACATGTCCATCCTCCAGGTGGTGCCGGGCCTGCGCCTGGCGGCCCCGCGCGACGCCGAGCAGCTGCGCGCGCAGCTGAACGAGGCCGTCCTGGTGAAGGACGCGCCGACCGTCGTGCGCTTCTCCAAGGGCGTCGTCGGCCCGGCCGTGCCGGCCGTCGGTAGGATCGGCGGCATGGACGTGCTGCGCCGTCCGGCCGACGAGGTCACCCGTCCGGACGTACTGCTCGTCTCGGTCGGAGCGCTCGCCCCGATGTGCCTGGAGATCGCCGACCTCCTCGACAAGCAGGGGATCTCCACGACCGTGGTCGACCCGCGCTGGGTCAAGCCGGTGGACGAGGCCCTGGCCCCGCTCGCCGACGGCCACCGGGTGGTCGTCACCGTCGAGGACAACAGCCGTACCGGCGGTGTGGGCTCCGCCGTCGCGCAGGCACTGCGGGACGCGGGGGTCGACGTACCGCTGCGTGACTTCGGCATTCCGCAGCGGTTCCTGGACCATGCCACGCGCAAGGAGGTCATGGCCGAGATCGGTCTGACCGCCCCGGACATCGCGCGGCAGGTCACGGGCCTGGTGGCCAAGCTGGACGGGCGCTATGACAGCGAGCCGGCCGCCGCCGTCGACTGA
- a CDS encoding amino acid permease, whose product MSRNQNGPFRTKSVEQSILDTEEPEHALKKSLSSWDLTVFGVGVIIGTGIFVLTGKVAKETAGPSTALAFVAAGIVCALAALCYAEFASTVPVAGSAYTFSYSSIGELPAWIIGWDLVLEFALGTAVVAVGWSGYVRSLMDNAGLHLPASLQGPDVPGGTFDLLAFILVLVLTAILVVGVKLSARITAVVVAIKVTVVLIVIIAGAFFITKSNYTPFIPPAEPQTGGSGLDAPLVQLLFGYEPTNFGIMGIFTAASVVFFAFIGFDVVATAAEETKLPQRDMPRGILGSLIICTVLYVAVSIVVTGMQNYKELSVSAPLADAFKSAGHPVYGGIISFGAAVGLTTVCMILLLGQTRVFFAMSRDGLLPRFFSRTHPKFRTPYRPTILLGGIIAIVAGFTSINELATLVNIGTLFAFVVVALGVMVLRRTRPDLHRAFRTPWVPLVPILSIAASVWLMLNLPAETWLRFGIWMVIGIAVYFLYGKQHSRLGRGEGMTPNPAREGR is encoded by the coding sequence GTGAGTAGGAACCAGAACGGTCCCTTCCGTACCAAATCAGTCGAACAGTCGATCCTCGACACGGAAGAGCCGGAACACGCGCTCAAGAAGTCGCTCTCCTCCTGGGACCTGACCGTCTTCGGCGTCGGCGTGATCATCGGCACCGGCATCTTCGTCCTCACGGGCAAGGTCGCCAAGGAGACCGCCGGACCCTCCACGGCCCTCGCGTTCGTCGCCGCCGGTATCGTGTGCGCGCTCGCCGCCCTGTGCTACGCCGAGTTCGCCTCCACCGTCCCGGTGGCCGGATCCGCGTACACCTTCTCGTACTCCTCGATCGGCGAGCTGCCCGCCTGGATCATCGGCTGGGACCTCGTGCTGGAGTTCGCGCTCGGCACCGCGGTCGTCGCCGTCGGCTGGTCGGGGTACGTCCGCTCGCTCATGGACAACGCGGGCCTCCACCTGCCCGCCTCGCTCCAGGGGCCCGACGTTCCGGGCGGCACCTTCGACCTGCTCGCCTTCATCCTGGTCCTGGTGCTCACCGCGATCCTGGTCGTCGGGGTGAAGCTGTCCGCGCGGATCACCGCGGTGGTCGTCGCGATCAAGGTCACGGTGGTGCTCATCGTGATCATCGCGGGCGCGTTCTTCATCACGAAGTCCAACTACACGCCGTTCATCCCGCCGGCCGAACCCCAGACGGGCGGCTCCGGACTGGATGCCCCGCTCGTCCAGCTCCTCTTCGGCTACGAGCCCACCAACTTCGGCATCATGGGCATCTTCACCGCCGCCTCCGTGGTCTTCTTCGCCTTCATCGGCTTCGACGTGGTGGCCACCGCCGCCGAGGAGACCAAGCTCCCGCAGCGGGACATGCCGCGCGGCATCCTCGGCTCGCTGATCATCTGCACCGTGCTCTACGTGGCGGTCTCGATCGTGGTGACCGGCATGCAGAACTACAAGGAGCTCTCCGTCAGCGCCCCGCTGGCCGACGCCTTCAAATCCGCCGGCCATCCGGTCTACGGAGGCATCATCAGCTTCGGCGCGGCGGTGGGCCTGACCACGGTCTGCATGATCCTGCTGCTCGGCCAGACCCGGGTGTTCTTCGCGATGAGCCGCGACGGACTGCTGCCGCGGTTCTTCTCGCGGACCCACCCGAAGTTCCGTACGCCCTACCGGCCGACCATCCTGCTCGGCGGGATCATCGCGATCGTCGCCGGCTTCACCAGCATCAACGAGCTGGCGACCCTGGTGAACATCGGCACGCTCTTCGCCTTCGTCGTCGTCGCGCTCGGCGTGATGGTCCTGCGCCGCACCCGGCCCGACCTGCACCGGGCCTTCCGCACCCCGTGGGTGCCGCTGGTGCCCATCCTGTCGATCGCCGCGTCGGTCTGGCTGATGCTGAACCTGCCGGCCGAGACCTGGCTGCGCTTCGGGATCTGGATGGTGATCGGCATCGCCGTCTACTTCCTCTACGGGAAGCAGCACAGCCGGCTGGGCCGGGGCGAGGGCATGACGCCGAACCCGGCGCGCGAGGGCCGTTGA
- a CDS encoding LCP family protein, producing MTQQTATPSHRNTGRRGVRPPRSRGRRAMKIVLVVVVLLLIGAAGTGWWAYNHLNGNIDSVDLDQAIGVDNRPAKVPDSGQNILVLGSDSRAGANGELDHGDVSGSRSDTNMLVHIPEGRKKATAISIPRDTLVTRPECKDKNGKTVAGANRVMINSVIGTGGPACVVKTVEQMSGVRVDHLVKVEFAGFKELVDALGGVDVTLDKPIKGGLNLDAGTHRLNGTDSLKFVRTRHGYGDGSDLGRIDLQQKFMIAMLSEIKKQDVLSSPARLYKLADAGTKALTTDAELDSLKGLSDFAQSMKGVDPATMETIMLPVAYDKIDKNRVVAVEPQSGQLWEALRNDRPIPAAAKKSPATGG from the coding sequence ATGACCCAACAGACCGCCACGCCCAGTCACCGGAACACCGGGCGGCGAGGAGTGCGTCCGCCCAGGTCACGCGGGCGCCGCGCGATGAAGATCGTCCTGGTGGTGGTGGTCCTGCTCCTGATCGGCGCCGCCGGCACGGGCTGGTGGGCGTACAACCACCTCAACGGGAACATCGACAGCGTCGACCTCGACCAGGCGATCGGTGTCGACAACCGGCCGGCGAAGGTCCCGGACAGCGGGCAGAACATCCTGGTGCTCGGCTCGGACTCGCGCGCCGGTGCCAACGGTGAGCTCGATCACGGCGACGTCAGCGGTTCCCGCTCGGACACCAACATGCTGGTGCACATACCCGAGGGCCGGAAGAAGGCCACCGCGATCAGCATCCCCCGCGACACCCTCGTGACCCGGCCCGAGTGCAAGGACAAGAACGGCAAGACGGTTGCCGGGGCGAATCGCGTCATGATCAACAGCGTCATCGGAACCGGCGGCCCGGCCTGTGTCGTCAAGACCGTCGAGCAGATGTCCGGCGTCCGCGTCGACCACCTCGTGAAGGTGGAGTTCGCCGGGTTCAAGGAGCTCGTGGACGCGCTCGGCGGCGTGGACGTCACCCTCGACAAGCCCATCAAGGGCGGCCTGAACCTCGACGCGGGCACGCACCGGCTGAACGGCACCGACTCGCTCAAGTTCGTTCGCACCCGCCACGGTTACGGGGACGGCAGCGACCTCGGACGCATCGACCTGCAGCAGAAGTTCATGATCGCGATGCTGTCCGAGATCAAGAAGCAGGACGTCCTCAGCAGCCCGGCCCGCCTCTACAAGCTCGCCGACGCCGGCACCAAGGCGCTGACCACGGACGCCGAACTCGACTCCCTCAAGGGCCTGTCGGACTTCGCCCAGAGCATGAAGGGCGTGGACCCGGCGACCATGGAGACGATCATGCTCCCGGTCGCCTACGACAAGATCGACAAGAACCGCGTCGTCGCCGTGGAGCCGCAGTCCGGCCAGCTGTGGGAGGCCCTGCGCAACGACCGGCCGATCCCGGCCGCGGCCAAGAAGTCCCCCGCCACCGGCGGCTGA
- a CDS encoding CDP-alcohol phosphatidyltransferase family protein: MSKLSLKAVQKLTCKKRDAWWTVLLVDPIATRLVCVLARWNFVTPNRVTWAALFVGLGSAYYFFQGDWVSLCIGAALYHLSFILDCIDGKLARLKGNGTIFGGWLDYVFDRIRVLICALTLMGGQFVKNDEEVYLLAALVVIFLDMLRYVDALQIYKMRMSMRAKIAAVTLARQAEQGVEEEERKVVFIEDLLRENPLGQADELKRQSTDAEQAEVIDLHEQFREKFPWYARVRHALVQSRIRPHLISGIEFQMFIFIVGPVIGHILWTTAVSAVLMGGFELVIMFKFWLSTRDFTRTMERLDPGNIPTRAGSIAEHLHAGRHRRRGEDGLSEVEEAAQRFPAPEPYEDPGFVPYPRPYPDEYTGAVTDTMQLSKIPAQALRPGYVEPEHYSR; encoded by the coding sequence ATGTCGAAGCTGTCACTGAAGGCCGTCCAGAAGCTCACCTGCAAAAAGCGGGACGCCTGGTGGACGGTCCTTCTGGTAGACCCGATAGCGACCCGCCTCGTCTGCGTGCTGGCGCGATGGAACTTCGTCACGCCGAACCGGGTGACGTGGGCCGCGCTCTTCGTGGGCCTGGGCTCGGCGTACTACTTCTTCCAGGGCGACTGGGTCTCGCTGTGCATCGGCGCGGCCCTCTACCACCTCAGCTTCATCCTCGACTGCATCGACGGCAAGCTCGCGCGCCTCAAGGGCAACGGGACCATCTTCGGCGGCTGGCTCGACTACGTCTTCGACCGCATCCGCGTCCTGATCTGCGCGCTGACCCTGATGGGCGGGCAGTTCGTCAAGAACGACGAAGAGGTGTACCTGCTCGCGGCCCTCGTCGTGATCTTCCTCGACATGCTCCGCTACGTCGACGCCCTCCAGATCTACAAGATGCGCATGTCCATGCGCGCCAAGATCGCCGCCGTCACCCTCGCCCGCCAGGCGGAACAGGGAGTCGAGGAGGAGGAGCGCAAGGTCGTCTTCATCGAGGACCTGCTGCGCGAGAACCCCCTGGGCCAGGCGGACGAGCTCAAGCGCCAGAGCACGGACGCCGAGCAGGCCGAGGTCATCGACCTGCACGAGCAGTTCCGCGAGAAGTTCCCCTGGTACGCGCGGGTGCGCCACGCGCTGGTGCAGAGCCGCATCCGGCCGCACCTCATCAGCGGCATCGAGTTCCAGATGTTCATCTTCATCGTCGGCCCCGTCATCGGCCACATCCTGTGGACCACGGCGGTGTCGGCCGTGCTGATGGGCGGCTTCGAGCTCGTCATCATGTTCAAGTTCTGGCTCTCCACCCGGGACTTCACGCGCACGATGGAACGCCTCGACCCCGGCAACATCCCGACGCGCGCCGGTTCCATCGCCGAGCACCTGCACGCCGGACGCCACCGCCGGCGCGGCGAGGACGGCCTGAGCGAGGTGGAGGAAGCCGCCCAGCGCTTCCCCGCCCCCGAGCCGTACGAGGACCCGGGCTTCGTGCCGTACCCCCGGCCCTACCCGGACGAGTACACGGGCGCCGTGACGGACACCATGCAACTCTCCAAGATTCCGGCCCAGGCCCTGCGGCCCGGCTACGTCGAACCGGAGCACTACTCTCGATGA
- a CDS encoding bifunctional glycosyltransferase/CDP-glycerol:glycerophosphate glycerophosphotransferase, whose product MSLPVDISHYGVTIVIPAFNASATLARALQSALAQTHRSVEVLVVDDRSTDGTLALAHQFAAQDGRVRVIERPQNSGGCGAPRNNGIEAASGQFVMFLDADDELPLKAAETLLSSALVTGSEITAGRVVRINHATDELTVWQPQLYPADQTVAGLGGMPELIDDPIAAGKLYRRDFLDNHGIRFPEGVFFEDTYFSTVANFYARSFTILATPVYRWMWERESDQPSITNRRHELRSISDRVLVHQYTDSFLRSVGRPDLLARKGAKFLSHDLRLYTPELRAGDHAFHSGFLQAVAPYLHSLDPGTFELCGPMERVRAFGLMHGRVDIAVSASDYMKRRSVISSDIVERDDRVFWSGSLLGHPDAESFLEVTELELTGHALADSRMYNKASSIEMVDGELHVSGAIRNQFSRFGADDKVELIAVLRRRSTKADHHFPVSGVEIDKDWIRYHTTIDLKATLDKTDRVGNWNFFVQIRHAGERASTALNISGIDVAGLRHSCDAGVFEVYETVSGNLGLRPETGEQRAKTSDRGTPWLWWQDVEPTGPVEQPESYGATLVVHCHNDEYHLREFLASLVAQRSFARTQVVFVDDGSNDSTARQLAAFAAYYPNAGVVTQHSLGASAAFDHGLQYAVAPYVMFARARDILGQDAIGRLLAAARRVKGADVVAGQADNFPGPWRSEDEPWQRYFTANDSVRRLADAPYLVFSTLLGGKLFKTSYIREHGFRGGPGPGLEDDWFTVPAVLYARVVAIAQDARFFERDEQNQNSLFDSPWNDPVKTVDRVRLAAHVLASVQGAPPRTVVLAQRFVVRTLQPYVRNMHRIMSRPELASVLPLLGSVYSQIPDDVILQYAVHPQSKVQHHAIVTGNLDLFADPLGASEYLPTLFLDEEGVYRRLVSDPVRTTLLRVPRASAVLETFDWTDGEIHFEGLLVLSGVDINARYTNRIQLVLSDGRREVTLPVEQHYRRDRWRTRKNQDWFSGWRATARPGALDSLANTELNMVLRVIDEDRHHDVPLAARQMLHRFKGVHTQGRQRFVVSIDDDEQVTVRWVRGFAARCKDKLRRFKWELRNSLPGRPGWRTRLMYWFTYPYLHNRGIWIIGEREDTAQDNSYHLFKWIRQNRPKTKVYYSINGDSPDWDKVARYGQVIDRLSWKHRAYLLHAERLINAYDLEAYLGFPGLLKRAFLRGYGDLLRYKRVFLQHGVVYNDVVASIHGQATNVDMVLTTGRSERSYYAEHCGYGYARVAATGLPRFDALEPVNGPRRILVMPTWRRDIVAPSYNRAAKPEIPFAASEYYRFFSALLRNERLLSAIQYYGVELEFMPHYEIRPYLNHFKIDHPSVTVSTTGRDVQLAMRECSMLVTDYSSVFFDVAYMGKPIVYTNFDDESFYSKHYKRGYFDLARDGFGPACRTVDHAVHEIIAIIERQFEVEPQYRQRAEEFFVLRDTSNCERAFEVIDTMDANIVGDQRAQLHLGARGFGEF is encoded by the coding sequence ATGAGCCTCCCGGTCGACATATCGCACTACGGCGTCACCATCGTCATACCGGCCTTCAACGCGAGCGCCACGCTCGCGCGGGCCCTCCAGTCGGCCCTGGCGCAGACGCACCGCAGCGTCGAGGTGCTCGTCGTCGACGACCGCTCCACCGACGGCACCCTCGCCCTCGCCCACCAGTTCGCCGCCCAGGACGGGCGCGTCCGGGTCATCGAGCGGCCGCAGAACAGCGGCGGTTGCGGCGCGCCCCGCAACAACGGGATCGAAGCGGCCTCCGGCCAGTTCGTGATGTTCCTCGACGCGGACGACGAGCTGCCGCTCAAGGCCGCCGAGACGCTCCTGTCCTCGGCCCTCGTCACGGGCTCGGAGATCACCGCCGGCCGTGTCGTGCGCATCAACCACGCCACGGACGAGCTCACCGTCTGGCAGCCCCAGCTGTACCCGGCCGACCAGACGGTCGCGGGCCTGGGCGGCATGCCGGAACTCATCGACGACCCGATCGCCGCCGGAAAGCTGTACCGCCGGGACTTCCTCGACAACCACGGGATCCGCTTCCCCGAGGGCGTCTTCTTCGAGGACACCTACTTCTCCACGGTCGCGAACTTCTACGCGCGCTCCTTCACCATCCTCGCCACCCCCGTCTACCGGTGGATGTGGGAGAGGGAGTCCGACCAGCCGTCCATCACCAACCGCCGCCACGAGCTGCGCAGCATCAGCGACCGCGTCCTGGTGCACCAGTACACCGACAGCTTCCTGCGCAGCGTCGGCCGGCCGGACCTGCTGGCCCGCAAGGGCGCCAAGTTCCTCTCGCACGACCTGCGGCTCTACACGCCCGAGCTGCGCGCCGGCGACCACGCCTTCCACAGCGGGTTCCTCCAGGCCGTCGCCCCGTACCTGCACAGCCTCGACCCCGGCACCTTCGAACTGTGCGGCCCCATGGAGCGGGTACGCGCCTTCGGCCTGATGCACGGACGCGTCGACATCGCCGTGTCGGCCTCCGACTACATGAAGCGCCGCAGCGTCATCAGCTCCGACATCGTGGAGCGCGACGACAGGGTGTTCTGGTCCGGGTCGCTGCTAGGCCACCCCGATGCCGAGAGCTTCCTCGAGGTCACCGAGCTGGAGCTGACCGGCCACGCGCTCGCCGACTCGCGCATGTACAACAAGGCCTCGTCGATCGAGATGGTCGACGGCGAGCTGCACGTCTCCGGCGCGATCCGCAACCAGTTCAGCCGGTTCGGCGCCGACGACAAGGTCGAGCTCATCGCGGTGCTGCGCCGCCGCAGCACCAAGGCCGACCACCACTTCCCCGTCTCCGGTGTGGAGATCGACAAGGACTGGATCCGGTACCACACCACCATCGATCTCAAGGCCACCCTGGACAAGACCGACCGGGTGGGCAACTGGAACTTCTTCGTCCAGATCCGGCACGCCGGCGAGCGCGCCTCCACCGCTCTGAACATCAGCGGTATCGACGTCGCCGGCCTGCGGCACTCCTGCGACGCGGGCGTCTTCGAGGTCTACGAGACCGTCAGCGGCAACCTGGGCCTGCGCCCGGAGACCGGGGAGCAGCGGGCCAAGACCTCGGACCGGGGCACCCCGTGGCTGTGGTGGCAGGACGTCGAACCGACCGGGCCCGTCGAACAGCCCGAGAGCTACGGCGCCACGCTCGTCGTCCACTGCCACAACGACGAGTACCACCTGCGCGAGTTCCTCGCCTCGCTCGTGGCCCAGCGCAGCTTCGCCCGCACCCAGGTGGTGTTCGTCGACGACGGGTCGAACGACAGCACCGCGCGGCAGCTCGCGGCCTTCGCCGCCTACTACCCCAACGCGGGCGTCGTCACCCAGCACAGCCTCGGCGCCAGTGCGGCCTTCGACCACGGGCTGCAGTACGCCGTCGCCCCCTACGTGATGTTCGCGCGCGCCCGGGACATCCTCGGCCAGGACGCCATCGGCAGGCTGCTCGCGGCCGCCCGCCGGGTCAAGGGCGCCGATGTCGTCGCCGGCCAGGCCGACAACTTCCCCGGCCCGTGGCGCAGCGAGGACGAGCCGTGGCAGCGGTACTTCACGGCCAATGACTCCGTCCGCCGACTGGCCGACGCGCCGTACCTCGTCTTCTCCACGCTGCTCGGCGGGAAGCTGTTCAAGACCTCCTACATCCGGGAGCACGGCTTCCGCGGCGGTCCCGGCCCGGGTCTGGAGGACGACTGGTTCACCGTCCCGGCCGTCCTGTACGCGCGGGTCGTGGCGATCGCGCAGGACGCCCGCTTCTTCGAGCGCGACGAGCAGAACCAGAACTCGCTCTTCGACTCGCCGTGGAACGACCCCGTCAAAACGGTGGACCGGGTCCGGCTCGCCGCGCACGTACTGGCCTCGGTCCAGGGAGCCCCGCCGCGGACCGTCGTCCTGGCCCAGCGCTTCGTCGTCCGTACGCTCCAGCCCTACGTGCGCAACATGCACCGCATCATGAGCCGGCCCGAGCTCGCCTCGGTCCTGCCCCTGCTGGGTTCGGTCTACAGCCAGATCCCCGACGACGTGATCCTCCAGTACGCCGTCCACCCGCAGTCCAAGGTCCAGCACCACGCCATCGTCACCGGCAACCTCGACCTCTTCGCGGACCCGCTGGGAGCGTCGGAGTACCTGCCCACGCTCTTCCTCGACGAAGAGGGCGTCTACCGCAGACTGGTGTCCGACCCGGTGCGCACCACGCTGCTGCGCGTTCCGCGGGCCAGCGCCGTCCTGGAGACCTTCGACTGGACCGACGGCGAGATCCACTTCGAGGGGCTCCTCGTCCTGTCCGGCGTCGACATCAACGCCCGGTACACCAACCGGATCCAGCTCGTGCTCTCCGACGGGCGGCGCGAGGTCACGCTCCCCGTGGAGCAGCACTACCGCCGCGACCGCTGGCGCACCCGCAAGAACCAGGACTGGTTCTCCGGCTGGCGCGCCACGGCCCGCCCGGGCGCCCTCGACTCGCTGGCCAACACCGAGCTGAACATGGTTCTCCGGGTCATCGACGAGGACCGCCACCACGACGTCCCGCTGGCGGCCCGCCAGATGCTGCACCGCTTCAAGGGCGTGCACACCCAGGGCCGGCAGCGCTTCGTCGTGTCCATCGACGACGACGAGCAGGTCACCGTCCGCTGGGTACGCGGCTTCGCGGCCCGGTGCAAGGACAAGCTGCGCCGGTTCAAGTGGGAGCTGCGCAACTCGCTGCCGGGCCGCCCCGGCTGGCGCACCCGCCTCATGTACTGGTTCACGTACCCCTATCTCCACAACCGGGGCATCTGGATCATCGGGGAGCGCGAGGACACCGCCCAGGACAACAGCTACCACCTGTTCAAGTGGATCCGGCAGAACCGGCCCAAGACCAAGGTCTACTACTCGATCAACGGCGATTCCCCCGACTGGGACAAGGTCGCCCGGTACGGGCAGGTCATCGACCGGCTGTCATGGAAGCACCGCGCCTACCTGCTCCACGCGGAACGGCTGATCAACGCCTACGACCTGGAGGCCTACCTGGGCTTCCCGGGCCTCCTCAAGCGGGCGTTCCTGCGCGGCTACGGAGACCTGCTGCGCTACAAGCGGGTCTTCCTCCAGCACGGAGTCGTCTACAACGACGTGGTCGCCTCCATCCACGGCCAGGCCACCAACGTCGACATGGTGCTCACCACGGGGCGCAGCGAGCGGTCGTACTACGCCGAGCACTGCGGCTACGGCTACGCGCGCGTCGCGGCGACCGGCCTGCCGCGCTTCGACGCCCTGGAGCCGGTCAACGGGCCGCGGCGGATCCTGGTCATGCCGACCTGGCGCCGCGACATCGTGGCGCCCTCGTACAACAGGGCGGCCAAGCCCGAGATCCCCTTCGCCGCGTCCGAGTACTACCGGTTCTTCTCCGCACTGCTGCGCAACGAACGGCTGCTGAGCGCGATCCAGTACTACGGCGTGGAGCTGGAGTTCATGCCGCACTACGAGATCCGCCCGTACCTGAACCACTTCAAGATCGACCACCCGTCGGTCACGGTGTCGACGACGGGCCGCGACGTGCAGCTCGCGATGCGCGAGTGCTCGATGCTGGTCACGGACTATTCCTCGGTGTTCTTCGACGTGGCGTACATGGGCAAGCCCATCGTCTACACGAACTTCGACGACGAGTCCTTCTACAGCAAGCACTACAAGCGGGGCTACTTCGACCTCGCGCGGGACGGCTTCGGCCCGGCCTGCCGCACGGTCGACCACGCCGTGCACGAGATCATCGCCATCATCGAGCGGCAGTTCGAGGTGGAACCGCAGTACAGGCAGCGCGCCGAGGAGTTCTTCGTCCTGCGCGACACGTCCAACTGCGAACGGGCCTTCGAGGTCATCGACACGATGGACGCCAACATCGTCGGCGACCAGCGGGCGCAGCTGCACCTCGGGGCACGGGGCTTCGGGGAGTTCTGA
- a CDS encoding rhamnogalacturonan acetylesterase, translated as MTAIFLSGGSSVCSRQGSMAPMTGWGQAMPLFMQGVDVINCARAGASTKSFMERGRLGWIMENIRPGDLHLISFGPNDMKPGAGLHTEPFDDYQGNLRRYVIETRLRGAHPVLVPSHERAVFDRFGNFRRPLKLYPAAKREVAAQMSAPLIDLNEWSVAWWRQLGPQGCKQVFLYLEPGEHPNYPDGVGDNSHMRPVGAVECARFVAGELRSRELLPASFFRNIENQFDANQAVQFLDDVEFDRLTKERVGAAIVGATA; from the coding sequence ATGACGGCAATCTTCCTGTCCGGCGGATCGAGCGTGTGCAGCCGCCAGGGCAGCATGGCGCCCATGACCGGCTGGGGGCAGGCGATGCCGCTCTTCATGCAGGGCGTGGACGTGATCAACTGTGCCCGGGCCGGGGCCAGCACCAAGAGCTTCATGGAGCGCGGCAGGCTCGGATGGATCATGGAAAACATCCGTCCCGGCGACCTGCACCTGATCTCCTTCGGGCCCAATGACATGAAGCCCGGCGCGGGCCTGCACACCGAGCCCTTCGACGACTACCAGGGGAACCTGCGCCGCTACGTCATCGAGACCCGGCTGCGCGGCGCCCACCCCGTGCTCGTCCCCAGCCACGAGCGGGCGGTCTTCGACCGGTTCGGCAACTTCCGCCGGCCGCTGAAGCTCTACCCGGCCGCCAAGCGCGAGGTGGCGGCGCAGATGTCCGCGCCCCTGATCGACCTCAACGAGTGGAGCGTCGCCTGGTGGCGGCAGCTCGGCCCGCAGGGCTGCAAGCAGGTCTTCCTGTACCTCGAACCGGGTGAGCACCCCAACTACCCCGACGGGGTGGGGGACAACTCGCACATGCGGCCGGTCGGCGCGGTGGAGTGCGCGCGGTTCGTCGCGGGCGAGCTGCGGTCCAGGGAGCTGCTGCCCGCCTCGTTCTTCCGCAACATCGAGAACCAGTTCGACGCGAACCAGGCCGTGCAGTTCCTGGACGACGTCGAATTCGACCGGCTCACCAAGGAGCGGGTCGGCGCAGCAATAGTGGGAGCGACGGCATGA